ATGGAGGCAACTGCTAGAAAAATTTTCTTACACATGTATTGACGAAATAAGGAAGAGATTTGTTTCAATATTTCGCGAATGAAAATTGGTATTTCGAAAATTAAAAACGGCCATTTTCCCAAGCAGATTTATCGATGAGAGTATGTCCTTGATATGTATCTGCACTGATCATAAGATTTGAGACATCACCCCAATCTTTCGTCAAGGGCAGACCAATCATCAGCCGGTTGTCATCGATTGTCATGCTGGCGTTTTCCAGTCGGGCGTAGAGGCGGCTGTTATCCGCCAGTGAGTATTCAATCAGATGATTGGATAAAAACTTCATATCATCTCTGGTTGTCGATTGATTGGAATGAAATGCACGAAATCGGATGAAATACGAGAGATCTGCAGAAATTTCTTGCCGCATCTGCAAAACGATCCATAATTTTTGCTGCCATTTAAATACATACAAAGATCTTATATCACCTGCTCCATGCAGCTTGCGGGTAAACGTATCGCCAATCGGATCGATAATCAACGGACGCGGTACATGTTCCTGTTTCTGAAAATCAGGAAACGTATCGACACCAGGGATCTGCTGGGGAGGATATGTGCCAAGCAGATCGTTCTTTCTGATAAATGCTTCGAGGAAAGGTTCCATGACTCGTTCCTGTGAGCGGTATTGTTGTATCGCAGTCCGTTTTCGCCCTTCTTCTTCTTGTGTCAATGGCAGGTCAAACCAGCGGGTTCCTACCTGCAGCAGCGATATGGGCGGCTGCAATCCGAGATTCGGTTCATACGCCCAAGGAACCGGCCAATCATATCTGTGGACCAAATACGTCCATTCTTTCGCATGGTATTGCATTTGTGTAATTGTATATTTTGTAAACGCTTGTGTAGCCCAGTGAT
Above is a window of Fodinisporobacter ferrooxydans DNA encoding:
- a CDS encoding PIG-L deacetylase family protein; this encodes MKRSWKRAVLIVAILAFCFLLAFYLRFPDWFHAQPSREPPVSNQTFGDRLLVIAPHPDDETLGGAGAILKQLEHHKQVKVVIMTTGDGYRKAVREQFHIAAPKPSDFRKLGYVRHDESVHGLEALGVAPADMIFLGYPDGGVNGLWQNNWEYSHLHKALNGCTHAPYPFAYEKQAPYCGTNVVKNLTAIIREYQPTDILYPDPNDVHHDHWATQAFTKYTITQMQYHAKEWTYLVHRYDWPVPWAYEPNLGLQPPISLLQVGTRWFDLPLTQEEEGRKRTAIQQYRSQERVMEPFLEAFIRKNDLLGTYPPQQIPGVDTFPDFQKQEHVPRPLIIDPIGDTFTRKLHGAGDIRSLYVFKWQQKLWIVLQMRQEISADLSYFIRFRAFHSNQSTTRDDMKFLSNHLIEYSLADNSRLYARLENASMTIDDNRLMIGLPLTKDWGDVSNLMISADTYQGHTLIDKSAWENGRF